The segment GCGAAAGAATTGATGAATGCGGATCGCAGCACGCTTTGGTTACTGGATCGCGAGACAAATGAGCTATGGACAAGAATTCCTTTTGGAGATGGTTCAATGAAGGAACTGCGAGTGGCTGTGGGACAAGGTTATGCCGGCAAAGTGGCAGAGATGGGAGTGCCGCTAAATATTCCTTTTGATTTATATGATTACCCGGATTCAGACATGGCGAAGAAAACCGATCGCACAACCGGCTACCGCACTTGCAGTTTACTGTGTATGCCGGTTTGGAATCCCGATGGTGAGTTGATTGCTGTTACTCAATTAATCAATAAAATTAAACCGGGTGAGCGTTCAACTCACGCGCCGGTTGAGGCGAATGTTGTGCCTGATTATTTCCAGGCAAGTTTTGATCAAAGCGATCAGCAATATTTGCAAATATTTAATAATCAAGTGGGCGTGATTCTCCAGAATGCTGAGCTTTTAGCAGCAGTCAAACGACAGGAGCAAACACTACGCATTAACCTGAGTGGCGCATCAGATGTTGAGTCACAAGTTGCCGGCAACCAGTCAGGATAAAAAGCATTCAGAAAAATCAAAACGATAGCTAGAAACTAGAAAAATATTCTGTTAGAAACCCAACACAGCAGCTATTGAGTGGTAAAGTTGACGCCCCAGCATCCCCAGCTTCTTTCCTCCTTGGAACCAAGCAAGAGAGGGAGGTCGCCTACTATGGCATAAACGATTTTAACCAAAGCTGGGACCCTGTTCTAGACCCCATTGGTGTTTCAGAAGATTCTGATAAGTTGCTTCACGAACCATCATTTGTTCGTAAAGTTTTACCAAAAAGTCCTGAGCTTGTTGCCGGCTCATTTGCTGAACTTGGCTTTCAAAAGCACGAATACTGAATTGTTGTTCCAAAGATAGGTTAATAGGTTGGCTCATAACGTCCTCCGATTTAAGAAGAAGTAGGATTTTTGACTCTCAAACTCTGGATAGACCAGATCGATGCACTCGTTTTCAGTGATCGCCGCTTGGTTTCAGGATTGCCGGAAACAGTCAACTCTCAACTTATATTACAAAAGATAACAATCGTTTGACAAAGGGCACATCCGTCCAAATAGGTAACTTAGGTATGAAGATGCTCAACCTCCCTCCTAAGGTTCCCCGGCAAAGTAATGTAGTTGTATCAAATTGTAAAGAGTAAAATTGCTCAACCTGAACAAATCTTTAATTATCCCAGCTTATATGTTTAATTAGAAATGATGTATCTTCTCCCCTAAATCAGGAAAAAGGTTAACAAAAACATTGATATATAAAAGTTTGAGAGAACTCTTGCCAAAGTCCCTCTTTCAGTTGTATTAAAGATTATTTATTCGGATTCTGTAATAAATGTCAGACCGGCTTAACAGAAAAAGAAGTTGTGAAGCGTTCTAGGCTGTATCCGCCGGCACTTAAATTTTTAACCCGTGATCTACCTTAAGTTCGCGTTTCAACCGCCACGATCACCACGGTAATGTTATCGCGTCCCCCTTTATCCTTCGCGGCATTCACCAGCGTCTTCGCGGCTTGATCACAGGCACGAATAGACTTAAGGTAAGAGCCGATGGCACTGTCAGGAAGTTCTTCAGTCAAGCCATCGCTGCACATCAGCAGGCGATCACCTGGGTGTACTTCCATCGGCTGAATATCAATCTCTTGCAAATCCTGCCGGCCTAAGCATTGAGATAGAACGTGACGCCAAGGGTGGTTACGGGCTTGATCCAAAGTAATATGCCCAGCTTTCACCGCGCGCGAGATCCACGTATGATCTTCCGTAATTTGCTCTAGCTTGGCACCGCGCAGCCGGTAGAGGCGCGAATCCCCCACATGAGCCACCCAACTTTTCGGCGACTGGGTGCCGGCAGTTTGTGACGCTTCCTCTCTAAAAATCGCCACCACTGCAGTTGTCCCCATATCTGAGCGTTCTG is part of the Microcoleus sp. FACHB-68 genome and harbors:
- a CDS encoding NblA/ycf18 family protein, with amino-acid sequence MSQPINLSLEQQFSIRAFESQVQQMSRQQAQDFLVKLYEQMMVREATYQNLLKHQWGLEQGPSFG
- a CDS encoding PP2C family serine/threonine-protein phosphatase, producing the protein MKRYFAGLTDQGLLRSVNQDAYYIDPSGRFFIVADGMGGHAGGQEASQIATQVIQNYLIEHWDSPQSSNALLEEAFLKANQAILVDQRNHPERSDMGTTAVVAIFREEASQTAGTQSPKSWVAHVGDSRLYRLRGAKLEQITEDHTWISRAVKAGHITLDQARNHPWRHVLSQCLGRQDLQEIDIQPMEVHPGDRLLMCSDGLTEELPDSAIGSYLKSIRACDQAAKTLVNAAKDKGGRDNITVVIVAVETRT